The sequence ATTTATTTTAACATATATGGAGTTGAAAGCTAATATCGCCTTtagataaatatttattattacactATTTTGttcactacattttaaaaaatctatatccCACAAAAATCATATCTGAAGCAGTATTGGataataaatattgattattaGAAGAGGACTTAAACCTGTGCTtatcttcctgttttcttctaGAAGCACCAATCATTTTAGTAATGAATGCAAAGATAGCCAATGAATCCTCTGTCTCTGAATTTCTACTCCTGGAGTTTTCAGCTGTACGGGAACTGCAGATTCTACACTTCTCTCTGTTCCTGGTATTGTACATGGTAATTGTATTTGGGAATCTTCTCATCATCTCTGCCATAGCTTTTGACCACCATCTTCACACTCCCATGTACTTCTTTCTGATGAACTTGGCCATACAGGACCTAGGGGCTGTTTCTGTCACCATCCCTAAATCGATGGCCAATTCCCTCATGAATATCAGACACATATCTTACGCTGGATGTATTGCTCAAgttctttcattttcctttttctcaTCATCTGATGTTTCCCTTCTTACAGTCATGGCATACGATCGCTATGTTGCCATTTGCCATCCATTACAATATGAAATGGTGATGAACAGGGCAGCCTGCAAACAAATGGTTGCTGGTGTGTGGGTCTCTGGCTTTCTCAATGCAGCCATGCACACTAGTGCAACGTTTGTGACTCCTTTCTGCTCAAACATTGTCAATCAGTTCTTCTGTGAGATTCCACAGTTACTTACACTTGCCTGCTCTAACATATACCTAATGGGAATTGGAGCTATAGTAGTGAGTGTAATACTTATGTCTGGATGTTTTGTCTTCATTGTTGTCACTTATGTACACATCTTTACTGTGGTTCTGAAAGTCCCTTCTGTTGAGGGAAGGAAAAAGGCCTTCTCCACTTGCATACCTCACCTGGTTGTCTTCTCCATATTTTGTTTCACAGGATCTTTTGCTTACCTTAGGCCTCCCTCAAAAATTCCATCTAATGGGGACTTTGCAACAACTGTGATGTATACCATTGTACCACCCATGTTCAATCCAATAATTTACAGCATGAGAAATAAGGAGATTAAAAATGCTGTATCAAAGCTCTTGGGTGTGAAGCACTCTTCTATTAATATCTTTTCCAGACTTATACTGAAACGGTTACACTTCTCTCTGTAGATATAAGCATTGGAATCTGTGGAGATATGACCAGTTACAGCTTCCAAAAACTTTTTGATATGCAGACTCAAAATCTGCCAGGTGTCACAAGGACATCTTGTGTTCCTCCAGCTTAGCTGTACCATTAACAATGTTGCCTCTCTGTTCACATAGCCTGTTAATCATACATTTAGAGAGGGAATGTCTGTCATATAGTGCATGTGTACCCTTTCTGACCCAGTGCATTCTTCTGGCAATCAGCTTTTCTGTGGATtgtcatttctttttatttaaagctAAAGTGGGTTTTCctacagaaaggagggggggaacccaCTTGGTTTCTAGCCATgggaaaaggaaaaatgtggatgagcccttgttTAGGAATTTCAGATGAGAAGGACCTGTTCTGATTGGATTTACGGATTAGCTTTAGAGGGCTACCCAATTTGCTTCCCTGAGGCTAAGGAAAAAACCCTAGAAGGGGCTGTGAGATTCTTGCTAGGCAGTGACATGAATATCCATTTTAGTTGGAAAAAGTCTATCCTGAGACTCGTTTTAAACTAGTGTTTTGACTGGGGTTTAAAAGTTCTGTGTAAATATTTTTTGCCTGAAACTATTGTGTCCCACTCAAGTAACATTTCTAAAATGAAGTGTTGTACCTTAAGAGAGTGACTATTAAGTTGAAATCTTCAATGAATGTAAATCTATAAAATTCTATCTTTGTTCCAGAAGTGCCTCCTCATTACTTTGCACCTTTGGTGGCAGATAAGTGGACACAGGGCATCCTTCCCATAAGAAGAAGACCTGGCTGTTTTTTACCGACAAAGAGTTAAAATGTCTCCAGTGTTGTTACTAGGGAGAGTTGTATCTTTTGGAAACCCAGGAAATTGGTCATGTTTCCCACCTCCCATTTTTAGTGAGGGAATCTGACACAGTGGCCACTGACACAATTTCTCaaaatcttaaaaaacaaaaccacatacTTTTGGAAAATGTAAGAATTGAGATCCACACAGAGAAAGTAATTCTACACAGGAAATTGGGGGTCAGCTTCCAAGAACAGATAGAGGTCATCCTATTTGTGATAGTGTATGGGAATACAGAACCATTGCTTGGAGAAAAAACTAGCCATGCTCTGGGATTCATTGAAAGATGACACACAATTTGCCAAACAAAAGACATTCACGTTGAACAGAGGTACCATTATATTTTTGGAGGAATGGGCAAAGTGAAcgatgtattgttgttgttgtttagtcgtttagtcgtgtccgactcttcgtgaccccatggaccagagcacgccaggcacctctgtcctccactacctcccgcagtttggtcaaactcatgctggtaacctcgaaaacactatccaaccagaACGATGTATATAACATCTAAATAACATAGCCAAAAAGACTAGTGACACATGTTCCTTGCAAAGTTCCTTTGGACCTCACAAGGCTGGGAGTACTCAAATGTATGGAATCTGTATGAATAAATGAAAAGAACTTCGTGTTCTGTACACATGGCATGCTAACATAGCTAAAGATTTGAACACAATATTCTGATTATGAATTGTCCATAGTTACCTCCAGAGTAGGCATAGGAACTGCTTTTATAAtggattttttaaacaacaacatgcccAGGGCAACCAAAGTCAACAGTGATACACATTAAATCTCACATAGATATGGAAACTCTGGAGACAAGTAGGATGTGCTGCAAGCCCTCTCACCAACCCCATAAGCAACCACACACAAATAGGATTAGAGGTGCTGGCCCTTGTATTTGAATGTAAAAAAATCCACAAATTTATATTTGGAGACCAATATTAGCAGAAGCAGATGACAAACCCCATGTCTGCATTGCAAATGGTAGTTTCAAGGATACCCTTCCAACTATTTTTATTTCCTGGTGGAATACTATAGTATTTCCttagagttattattattattttgctacttACTAGATTTAAAAACCAACCTTCATCACAAGCTCTcatggcagttcacaagataaacaCCTGGGTGAAATTTAGAGCATTGACCAaaacacagtgggggggggggagaaggagaaggagcgggAAACACTGAGCCAGTCATACGTCATACAACTCTcagtaccatgaaaataaataaaaacattatttaaaaagaaagaaagaaatgagtctGAAAAAGTCCAGTTGAAACCAGAAGGTTCCAGACAGACTTCTGTAGCAatcttattattttaaatattagaaAGTGTGCTGTTTAGAAActggaagttttgttttgttttttacatacaTTGATTATTTGTGTTAGACTCCTGGGGCTAAGTCTTTAGAAACACTGCTTTTATTTTAGTGGAACTCCTGAGTCCAATTTTCGAGAGACACAATGGCTAATTTGTGTTGGGctcttgaatatatatatatatatatatatatatatatatatatatatatatatacacacacacacatacacacacacacacagagagagagagagagagagagaggttataaTTTTCCACTCCATGTTAAAAGCTTCATTCTGCAAGAGTATACCCATATGTTGAATATTACAGAACAAAAGGATAGGGTGATTTTCTAAAATACAGATGAAAATGAAGTGAAGAAGAAATTGCATCTGGAAATCTACTTTCTATTAAGGAAAAAGAGTAAGATATTTTTATAACTTTTGTGATACCTGGGTAGTTTTCAGAGGAGTAAACACAGACAATATTTTTATAGTGTATGGTGTAGAATCAGGAAACCTGTTTGTTGTGGTCTCTCCTGGAACTTATTGAGACTCACAAGGAATACCCAGTGATCTGGCTTCCATGACATGCTAAACCAAATTTTATCTTAGGAAGACTGCACAAATGTTGAACCTCATGGAGAGCAGAGTACAGTAGCTTTGCTCCTCCATGATGCTTTTTAGGGTCAGCTCAAGCTACACCAAGTTTTGGTTTAGCCTATCATCGAAGCCAAGACTAGAGGTTTGGCTCTCTCCTCACCAGCCATGAATATTAACCATGAAAAAAACTTCATTACCGCTCCAAGTGAGTGAGGAGGGAGCTGAAGAACCTTGTCTTTTGCTTAGCATAATGTGGCAGCCAAAATATCTGGGTAAGCGCAAAGCAGCTGTGAGCCTATACATTTTACATGCAAAACAATGTGGTTTGTGTGCAGCATGCATTAAGATTGAAAACATATAACAAAGATAAAAATAGTTGAAACCTGTGTGATCTTAACTAAGAAGGAGTACTAAACATTAGGCCTAGAATACAGAATACAGGTGAGTATGAGCCAAGTGTGTGAGTCTTGTGGAACTATTATCCATTACTCTTGCAAAAGACTCACTGAGTGAATGGGGATATCAGGAATCAAGCATTTAACATGTCCATGACCCAAATCTTATGGACATTGGAATTTATAGAAGAAACTTGATTTTGAATTTGCATCATATAGGCAGCAAGTTATCCCCCTATATTTAAGAGTTACTTCAGTTTTGACCatgaattaaaatatcaaaatatgTTTTGTAAATATGGGGATTCTCTCTAGGTGCATCTGCCCTCAGCATATTTCCACATACAAAGCAAGTATGGAAATGATGGCAGTAAGACTCCTGTGTTCCCCCTCTAGCAGTGGCAGCATTCAATCAACTTCAAGAACTTGTGAACGCCACAATCTACTAGTTTTGAAACAgtagtagtttttttaaaaaataatgatatcTGTATGGAATTGAAAGCTTAATTCTCAtttgaataaaaaataattgtttctccttttttgttcaCTTCTTTCTTTTACCTTCAACATCCAAATACCCTCCTCCAAAGTAGTAAatattgcaactcattaccaaacttaaaaccatggagagacctggtctgaacaaagacattggattcttatctcattatacatgacaaagccatttttcaccttctcaccccttgttttttcctgtaagacctattgcagtcattaagagtcgtcaacaggctcatcacagctatctgccaatcacccattcccaccacccttatgagtaatacccctcccacccttctcactatatagagggatctggcaacttctgtttcaagtgtatctgaagaagtgtgcatgcacacgaaagctcataccaagaactaacttagttggtctttaaggtgctactggaaggaaaaaatttttttagtaAATATTTGTTATCACTAGAGGACTTAAACCAATACAtatcttcctgttttcttccaGTGACAGGAAGATTTTTATTAATGAAGGAGAAAATAAGTAATGAATCCTCTGTCTCTGAATTTCTGCTTCTGGAGTTCTCAGCAATACGAGAACTGCAGATTCTACACATCTCTCTGTTCCTGGCATTGTATCTGGCAACTGTATTTGGGAATCTTCTCATCATCTCTGCTGTAGCTTTTGACCACCACCTTCACACTCCCATGTACTTCTTTCTGATGAACTTGGCCATCCAGGACCTAGGGGCTGTTTCAGTCACCATCCCCAAATCCATCGTGAATTCTTTCATGAATACCAGACACATTTCTTACAGAGGATGTGTTGCTCaagttcttttatttgttttctttttttcatctgaTTTTTCCCTTCTTACAGTCATGGCATACGATCGCTATGTTGCCATTTGCAATCCATTACAATATGAAATGTTGATGAACAGGGCAGCCTGCAAACAAATGGTTGCTGGTGTGTGGGTTGCTGGAATTCTTAATGCAGTCATGCACACGAGTGGAACTTTTGCAACCCCTTTCTGCTCCAACATTGTCAATCAGTTCTTTTGTGAGATCCCACAGTTACTTACACTTGCCTGCTCAAACTTCTACCTAATGGAAATTGGAGCTATAGTGGTGAGTATAATAGTTGTGTCTGGATGTTTTGTCTTCATTGTTGTCACTTATGTGCACATCTTTACTGTAGTTCTAAAAATCCCTTCTGTTGAGGGAAGGAAAAAGGCCTTCTCCACTTGCATACCTCACCTTGTTGTCTTCTCTGTATTTTGTTTCACTGCATGTTTTGCTTACCTTAGGCCTCCCTCTAAGACTCCATCTGATGGGGACTTTGCATTAACTGTGATGTATAGTCTTGTTCCACCCATGTTCAATCCAATAATCTACAGCATGAGGAATAAGGAGATCAAAAATGCATTATCAAAATGGTTGGGTTTGAGGAAATCTCCTCTGGATATATTTTCCAGGCTTGTTCTGAAAAGGTGTAATTAAAGGGAGTTCCTGGAATATAGCATCCTTTCAAGTTAAATCTTCCTGATAAATTAATATATGCAGACACAATATCTGCCCTGTGTCACATAACATCTTGCATTCCTTAAGCTCAGCTATATCACACTTTTGTTTGTCAGCTCTCATGGCATGTTGACAatacatttatgtatgtattttgaAGTTTATACCCCATTGTTCACTTGCATGATTCTTAAAGTGGCTGAACACATGTCAGCACCCCTTACACATGGACAATAACAGGTCATATTTCCTTTCGGCTCTGACACACCACAGTGATTTTAACCAAGTATTCAGGTTTTCAAAGGAGTGACTGCACCTAGATGAAATGATTTTTGGCGTTGCCTGGATTTCATAGATTTACTGGAATGTCACATACACACAAATCTGAATTAACATCTCAGCAAAATGTACATGCATCTTGGAGGCAGTCAGAAATACAAACACTGCCCTGTGATAGGGAAGTGTCAGAATGCATGGGAAATAATACAACCTCTTTGCAAAAATATATTGCCATCTAAAGGAAGCTCAGGAGAAAACACAAAAGAGACACACCTCCTCACCCGCCAGTGTAGATTTTTACATCACTCCTGAAACAAGAACCGAACAGGAACCAGAGGAATTCACCATTCCCTTAGAACAAATGGAAGTGTGATGGAATAGCAGCATAGATAAATGTGATTGCAGTGGACAGATCTTGAGTCAGCAGCAGTCAGAGTTTGTTAGAACATGAACCAATCTGTTGCTGTCAAACAGATTGGGATTGTATGCCAGTTCGATAGGCACTGTTTGTCATTTAGACAGCAACCTGGAGAGAGAAGGACCTATTCTGATTGGGATTAGGAACTACTGTAGCTAAACATGGATAACCAATTTGATTCCTTGAAGTGGAATTAAAAATCTTAGAAGGGGTTGTAAGATAGTTGCTAGGGCAGTGAAACAAATGTCCATTGTAAGTGGAAATAGTCTACCCTGAGAAGAAATTTGAAGAAAAGTGCTGACTGGGGTTTTAAACTTCAGTGTAAAGAGTGTCTGCCTGAAACGACATGCTGTGCCTTACATGAATACGCATGTATAAAATGAAGTGTTGTGCCTTTGAAGAGTAACCATAAAGTTGGAACCCACATGTaagtgtaaggaaactgaagtctCCAGTGTTGTTAATAAGGAGAGCTGTATCTTTTAAACAGAAAATTGCTCATGCTATCCAGTTCCCATTTTCAGTGACAGAGTCTGACACAGTGATCACTGACACAAAGTATCAGAAtcttaaacaacaaaacaaaacaaaaacctagtGCTTTTAGAAACAAAATACTAGACCGTAGTTTTACACTGGAGAAGTAATTCCACACAGAGAATGTTGGCATAATTgcgttccaccttaagaacagacgtgtggaattgttgtatgtcacatgcctgtttacactccagcacagcttgctgggaactttcgttttgtgtatagctattgcttatgctgcttgctttggacatgaaggggatcagacatgttttccttttgtcctgatgtatgctgaataaactgcttgtaaatatgctcacacaaaCTTTTGTTGCGTAGCGTTATGTCTGCTGATTAGAGCATGCCCTAGCTTTTGAAGTTCAGGTCACTGATTCATGTGGTACCAAGGACTAGAGTTTGTCTGGTACACCAGCTGGTGggatggagccagctgggggcctgccaattgcttCCTTGGTTGTATACCAACAGAGAATTGAGGGTCAGCTTCCAAGATCAGATGGAGGCCATCCCATTTACAATATTATGTGAATACGGAACTTTTGCTAGGACTAAAAACTTTTCATGCTCTGGGACTTATTGGAAGATGGCACACAATAAGCCACACAAAAGATTTTATATTGAACAGAGGTATCCTTATTTCTTTTAAGGAATAGGCAAGGTGAACATTGTATTTAAATGGAAAATACTAATGTACATAAAGAGTTTGTGTTTATGCACATATTTCATATTAAATCTGCCTCCAAAGTGCACCACAAGACTTTTTGGTGCCTTGTGGCAATCAGTTGGTAGTTAACTACTCCTCATCTAGTGGCATGTATCAGCAGAGTCTTCACAAATTTCCTGATCCCATTAGAACAGCTTCTTCCAGAGTCCGCAGTTAATGGAAAATCTCCTTTTCCACACAGTTCAAAGTACCAAAGTGTTTATTGTCTCCAGACACAAGACACATAGACACTTCAGACACATAGTAGTGTAAACACTACTATGTGTACAGTTCTTCTGGACTTTGAAGTAAAGATATATATGTATAGAGATCTGCTAACACTATCACCATGCTAGCTAATACTGCTTTGTAAAACCTACAacctcttcccctttctctcaCAGATTCAGGCCCTGACACGCAAGCAGGACAGCAACAGGAAGTGCACAACAAAACCATAATGAAAGCAAAGCCCTGGAGATTATTATACCTTTGTCTATGTGTAGACATAATTCCTGAAGCAATGGCTCAGTAAGTCATATACTCAACCTCGTTGCTGTTGCCATGGCAACAAAGTGCACGTGGCAACCTTATCTCAGAACATTCAGACATGGTGGATGTGCACCTTAAGACATGAGCCCAAGCACTCTGTAATTTAACCTATTGTTCATATTACACCAACAAGACAATGTATCACATCTTTAAAGGAATTGATAGCAGTAAGATATATATGAAATCCTTGCTTGTGGTAGTATTATCACAGAACCTGATGAATGACTACAGCAAGTTTTTGAATATGTTCAGGGCAcaaatagaaaaagaggtgctgaatgTAAAACAATTCACACCTTTCTATATGGGAGACCAATATAAGCAGGACAAACCACAAACCCTTAGTGACCACTGCAAGCAAGGGCCTCAAGAACACtccaagtatttttttttctacAGTTGAAATCTATGGTATTTCTTTAGAGTTTACACCTGGTTGAAATTTAGTGGTGGCTCTTGCATTGCCCAGAGCTTTTAGCATAGTCAGATAAGCAGTGAGACCGACTGTGAGGTGGTATGTGTGAACTGATAGTTTAAAAATTTCAGTGCATGCACTGAACTGAGATAGGGCAAAATAATACTCTTCAGATGGTTATATATGCCCCTTGCAAGCTAGTGCCTCTAGCCCCAACTGTTCCTCCATTAGAAATTTCACTGCATGCTACTGAACTAGCGGGGTGGCAGAAAGCAAAGTAAAAATTACAAAGCATTTACGGAAAAACCCTTAGACTGAAAACAGACCTTTATTTCGCATTACAAAATGACTGGGCCACATAACTAGATAAACGAAGATCCCCTGCTAAGCTCTAGTTTAATAGAAAACTCAGGCCCAGactgcaaagcgtgttctccttcagggagagcacgtgttgcggtggggtctactgagccaccccctttgttgctgggtaagttctccaagatggccagggggcattgattggattgccgagttgctgggggaaaagttatgttgcaattttggtgggaggggtaaaaggtttaaatactctgcatgcagccttctactttctcttttgctgcatgcaacggatcacccgcccacccgccctagaataaggggttgttgcgttgaccttgctatgcctgtcatggggtcgtctgcctttgagcaggggcctggtaggaatttttccacctggcaaattggctggctgggtggtttttgcctactgcgtagcaaatcgtcacaacttgtaaggttgtggttaggcattggttataaatctggtggaggaggggttaggataggctgggcctgcccctccatggttgctgcggaaagggaattccgttaaaggaatcctggggcttgccatcttttcgtccaatccctggaatgggactagggccggcaagccttcggggagcaggcgggtgagagttgagggtctgtgtctcagctccaattcttccccgacttgctttcccccgcactgtctttcggtggtgcccggaagtcagttctgtccccaggcggggggacagatagtcttaaccaatgcctaaacaaccactcacagtttgtattttaataaagttgtggccaaaatcatgccaaaaatcttaaacaaaaaattacgtgtccgttgtgagttattttggggggtggattggggacctcaacacgcaacatGCAGAACACATTAACTCTGACTTAACACAAGGTGTTCAGTCTCAGATACAAAAGAGACAGAGACAAAAATGTATGATGGCACAGGGTTATGAACATACGGTACATCCCACTACAACCAAAGGTGACGGTCAAAAGGTATGATGGTATCATATAGACAtgtagagccagggctttttcggctgtggctccaatctggtgcaatgctctgtcacaagagactagggccctgcaggacttgacatctttctgcagggcctgcaagacagagctgttccaccaggcctttggtcagggcacagcctgactccctcctttggcaatcttcacagaactttagcctaatggttgccatcaatttgatttgaattaattttataatgaaatgattttagaatggtgtactattttattgttgttagccgccctgagcccggcttcggctggggagggcaggatataaattattattattattattattattattattattattattattagggctcTTAACAGAAAGTAACTCCCAGGTCATATCAAATACAGACCTCGAATTGTCAAGTATTC comes from Podarcis raffonei isolate rPodRaf1 chromosome 13, rPodRaf1.pri, whole genome shotgun sequence and encodes:
- the LOC128398704 gene encoding olfactory receptor 14A16-like, whose translation is MNAKIANESSVSEFLLLEFSAVRELQILHFSLFLVLYMVIVFGNLLIISAIAFDHHLHTPMYFFLMNLAIQDLGAVSVTIPKSMANSLMNIRHISYAGCIAQVLSFSFFSSSDVSLLTVMAYDRYVAICHPLQYEMVMNRAACKQMVAGVWVSGFLNAAMHTSATFVTPFCSNIVNQFFCEIPQLLTLACSNIYLMGIGAIVVSVILMSGCFVFIVVTYVHIFTVVLKVPSVEGRKKAFSTCIPHLVVFSIFCFTGSFAYLRPPSKIPSNGDFATTVMYTIVPPMFNPIIYSMRNKEIKNAVSKLLGVKHSSINIFSRLILKRLHFSL
- the LOC128398705 gene encoding olfactory receptor 14A16-like; amino-acid sequence: MKEKISNESSVSEFLLLEFSAIRELQILHISLFLALYLATVFGNLLIISAVAFDHHLHTPMYFFLMNLAIQDLGAVSVTIPKSIVNSFMNTRHISYRGCVAQVLLFVFFFSSDFSLLTVMAYDRYVAICNPLQYEMLMNRAACKQMVAGVWVAGILNAVMHTSGTFATPFCSNIVNQFFCEIPQLLTLACSNFYLMEIGAIVVSIIVVSGCFVFIVVTYVHIFTVVLKIPSVEGRKKAFSTCIPHLVVFSVFCFTACFAYLRPPSKTPSDGDFALTVMYSLVPPMFNPIIYSMRNKEIKNALSKWLGLRKSPLDIFSRLVLKRCN